ACAGGTTCAAAAATCACTCCAGCAACATACTCTCCTATACAAGCCATTACGCTTTGGAATAATTCCAAGTCATTATAGGGAAGAGCGAGCACCATGGAGGAGCTAAAATCAAGATCTCTTAGGCTATCAAGAGTTTCATGGGAAACCTCTCTTTCATAAAGAAAGGCATCTGCATGGCCATGATACCCCCCAGAAAACTTCAAAATTACCGTCCTCTGTGTAATGCTCCGGGCAAGGCGGACGGCTGTCATAGCTGCTTCTGTCCCTGTAGAGACAAAACGCACTTTGTGTCCCTGCAAACCTAGAGAGTTAAGCAATGCCTTCGCAAAAGAAATCTCCATAAAAGAGGTCAATCCATAAGAAGCCCCTTGAGATGCTGCCATAGAAATGGCAGAAGTGATTTCAGGATGGCCATGGCCATGAATTAAGGCTCCCCAAGAACCACAAAAATCTACAAACTCCCTTCCTTTGCTATCTATAAAGATATCGCATTGTGCAGACACCACAATAGGAGGACAAATCCCTATAGAGCGACAAGCTCGCACTGGAGAATTTACGCCTCCTGGAAACACTTGACAAGCCTCGCTATATGCAACGCTAATATCAGACATTTCTGGTAATGTTGTCACACAAAGCCTCCATACTAAAATTGCGCTTATTCTTAAGGCATCTTAGTTTTAATGGCTAGAAAAAGCTAATTTAACAAGAGATTTTCAGGGACAGTAGCAAGAGAAGCATATCTCCCTCCCAAGTCTCGAAGAACCGAAGACCATAGATTCTCAGGCTCATGGAAAAAGACATAATCTTTGCTTGCACGAGACAAAAGCCATGCGCCCTCTAAAAACTCTCGTTCCAACTGACCTGCCTGCCATCCACTATAGCCAAAACATAGGTTTACAATTGTGCCCTCATCTTCAGAAGCCACATCTTGAAGAAAAGCAAGATCTCCTCCTAGATATACCGAAGGACAGATCTCCATAGTCTGCTCTGGAATCTCTGAACAAGAGTGTAACAACATCATTTGATTTGCTTGTAGCGGCCCCCCCATACAGAAACGCACGTTATCACTAGTAGTCTTCTCAAAAGAAAACACATCTTCAGAGAGTTCCAATCCTAAAGTTTTGTTTAAAATTAACCCGAATGATCCACTTAAGTTATGTTCACATAATAAAATCACACTACGAGAAAACACACCTTGTTCCATGTCCGGAGAAGCAATTAATAAAGACCCCTTCTCTAATAAGGCATAAGGAACTCTAGTCATTAGCGACCGCCTAAGTTTGCGTTTTTAATCTTCATAGGAAGTTACATGATCATAAACCGTCTTTGTACAAAGAATCGGAACTTTATGGGCAACAGCAAGAGGAATACTATCACTAGGACGCGCATCAACATCTGCAACATAGAGGAGATCTCCTTGCTTTTGTTCTAAAAACATCCTCGTATAAAAGATATCCTCTTGGTAGTCATGGATAACGACACGAGAAACACGAATATCAAACCCTGAGCAAACAAAATTCAATACCTCATGGGTACAAGGTCTCTCCTGAGGCATCTCCAAATAAGGAGGCATGGAAGTCATAGAAGTCACAGCAGAAATATCTAGCCCTCGGAAAGCTTTTGCCATAGAAACATGTCCATATATAGCAAATTTCTTTTCCTCCGTACCTAAAATAATTCCTGCATAATGACGAAAGCTTACAACTTTATAAAAATTCACTAGAACTAAAGGAACTTTCTCTAAAAGTTCGTTTTCAAAATTCATGTAGAGCCAGAATGTTTCTTATGAATTCGGCCATGGTTATCACCAAACCACACCTCAATGTCCTCTATAACAAACCCGACATCAATAATACCATGAATTTGTAACAGTTTAAGCAAATCCTCTTCCGGACGAGGATACATTTCCGGGACACGAATGTCATATATATAGTTGCCGTTATCTGTAAGGAAAAACTCTCCAGAGCTTGTGAGACGCCACGCTCCCCTATAACCCAAGCTCTCCATTGCAGAAATTACAGATCTCCTTCCAAACGGCGCAATCTCTACAGGAACCCCAAACTTCCCCAACACCGGAACTTGTTTACTCTCATCTACAAGAATAATACGACGTTTCGCAGACTGAAGAAGGATCTTTTCTCGAAAAATTGCCCCACCCCCCCCCTTAATCATACGCAGTTGAGGGTCAATTTCATCTGCTCCATCCACAACAAGATCTAAAGATAAAAATGTCTCTTCATTCTCCAAGGGAATACCTAGACTCTTGGCAAGCACGTAGGAATCCTGAGAAGAAGCCACAGCATGAATAGAAAGCTCTCGATTCTGGATCTCCCCAGCAAGAGCTCGGATGAACTCTCTAGATGTGGAGCCACTTCCCAAACCCAGAACCATCCCTGAGGAAACCTCAGAAAGAACACTACGCGCCAAATTCTTTTTCGAGAAAAGATAGGGATCCTGTTCCATAATGCTCTTCCTTATAAACTGTAAGCTTCTCACACCAAAACATACATATCTACATTTTTAGGAGCTTACGCCATTAAAACTTTTGTCTCAACGGGATTCCTAAAGGACATAATCCCAACCCAAAGATCCTCAAGAATACCTTCTCTATCTGCGATTTCCCACAAACAAAACTCGGCCAACCAATTGCGAAAAAACCCTCTGTAAATTAGTATGAGCCAAGACTTTTACCCTCTAAAAAAAATGAATGTTGCCGATCTCGTTACATATCTCGACACGCTTCTTTCTAGTAGCACATTTTCTGATTACGGCCCCAATGGCCTACAAGTAGGAAACTCCCATGCTCATGTATCCAAAATCGCAGTGGGAGTAACTGCAGACCTAAACACTATAGAACTCGCAGCAAAGCATAACGCAAATGTGCTTATTGTTCATCATGGGCTATTTTGGAAAGGCATGCCCTATCCCTTAACAGGAGCCCTATATAAACGCATCCAACAACTTTTTCACCACGACATACATCTCCTCGCCTACCACCTTCCTTTAGATGCTCATCCAACCTTAGGAAACAACTGGAAAACAGCTTTAGATCTTCAATGGCAAAATCTAAAACCTTTTGGCTCTTCTCTTCCTTATCTTGGCGTGCAAGGATCTTTTCCTCCCATACCCATAGAAGCATTTATAGACACCCTTTCATACTACTACAAAGCGCCCGTGCTAGGCAAAGCTTTGGGAGGACCTAACACCATCTCTTCTGCAGCGCTGATATCCGGAGGAGCTTATAAAGAGCTCTCCCATGCTGCAAATGAAAATATAGACTGCTTTATCACTGGGAACTTCGATGAACCTGCCTGGTCAACAGCCCTAGAAAATCACATCCATTTCCTTGCTTTCGGACATACAGCAACAGAAAAGGTTGGTCCTAAAGCTCTATGTGAGCACTTACAAAATCACCTTAACATTACAACCACATTTATCAATACCATGAACCCATTTTAGCCCCGATGAACATAAAGATTCTTTCTTGGCTTTTTCTAAAGAATTCCCTTATAGTAACTTTCCTTTTACTACAACGAGCGGATCTTATGGCAATAGAAACACAGCGTAAGCATACTCCACAAAGAAACGAAGTAGCACAAGAAGACTGTTGGGACCTCTCGCCACTTTATGCAAATAGAGACGCATGGAAACAAGATCTTGATCTCTGCTCTTCTAGAAGAGACCGCTCTCCTATCTGGCCAGAGCTCTCCCCTTCTAATTATAATATTGAAAATCCCGACTCTCTACACTCTCTTCTTACACAAATGTTTTCTATAGAGAGAAAGCTAGACAAGCTCTACACATACGCTCATCTCCTGCATGATCAAGATATTACTAATCAAGAGGCCGTAGGAGATCTGAAATCCATTACTTATCTCTACACGCTGTTTTCTGAAGAAATCTCTTGGATTCAACCTAGCCTTATTGCTCTTTCTCAAGAAAAAATTGAAAAAATCTTATCCAGCCCACGCCTTAAAGAATATCGCTTCTACTTAGAAAAAATCTTCCGTTTAGCTCCCCATACAGGGACCCCAAATGAAGAAAAGATTCTAGCTTCCTCCTATGCGGCTTTGGAAACTGCGTATAAAGCATTCTCTGCTCTTAATGACTCTGATATTCCCTTTGGTCACGCTCAAGACTCTCAAGAACAAAGCTATCCTTTATCCCATGCATTAAGTTCTTTATATATGCAATCTCAAGATCGAGAATTGCGACGCACAACCTACCTAGCGCAATGCCAACGCTATCATAACTTCCGTAATACCTTTGCGAATCTTCTTAATGGGAAAGTCCAGGC
This genomic stretch from Chlamydia pecorum E58 harbors:
- a CDS encoding bifunctional nuclease family protein — translated: MNFENELLEKVPLVLVNFYKVVSFRHYAGIILGTEEKKFAIYGHVSMAKAFRGLDISAVTSMTSMPPYLEMPQERPCTHEVLNFVCSGFDIRVSRVVIHDYQEDIFYTRMFLEQKQGDLLYVADVDARPSDSIPLAVAHKVPILCTKTVYDHVTSYED
- a CDS encoding Nif3-like dinuclear metal center hexameric protein — encoded protein: MNVADLVTYLDTLLSSSTFSDYGPNGLQVGNSHAHVSKIAVGVTADLNTIELAAKHNANVLIVHHGLFWKGMPYPLTGALYKRIQQLFHHDIHLLAYHLPLDAHPTLGNNWKTALDLQWQNLKPFGSSLPYLGVQGSFPPIPIEAFIDTLSYYYKAPVLGKALGGPNTISSAALISGGAYKELSHAANENIDCFITGNFDEPAWSTALENHIHFLAFGHTATEKVGPKALCEHLQNHLNITTTFINTMNPF
- a CDS encoding YqgE/AlgH family protein; the encoded protein is MTRVPYALLEKGSLLIASPDMEQGVFSRSVILLCEHNLSGSFGLILNKTLGLELSEDVFSFEKTTSDNVRFCMGGPLQANQMMLLHSCSEIPEQTMEICPSVYLGGDLAFLQDVASEDEGTIVNLCFGYSGWQAGQLEREFLEGAWLLSRASKDYVFFHEPENLWSSVLRDLGGRYASLATVPENLLLN
- the rpiA gene encoding ribose 5-phosphate isomerase A, with the translated sequence MEQDPYLFSKKNLARSVLSEVSSGMVLGLGSGSTSREFIRALAGEIQNRELSIHAVASSQDSYVLAKSLGIPLENEETFLSLDLVVDGADEIDPQLRMIKGGGGAIFREKILLQSAKRRIILVDESKQVPVLGKFGVPVEIAPFGRRSVISAMESLGYRGAWRLTSSGEFFLTDNGNYIYDIRVPEMYPRPEEDLLKLLQIHGIIDVGFVIEDIEVWFGDNHGRIHKKHSGST